CTGGCGCTCGGCAATGCGCTGggccttgctcttcttgttggcagcggcttcggcttcggccttggccttggcttcggcagccttctttgccttctcgCGCTCTACCTCGGAGTCCTCGGCGGCGTCCCAGGAGTCCAGGACATCGCtgtcctcggcctcctcatcgtcgaaCTTGCGGCGGCCGACGGGGGCAGCGGTGGTTGGGGCCTCGGTGCCGGAGCTagactcctcctcttcatcgtctaTAAAACAATAAGCAGGGTCAGCTTGCGGCTACTATGAGGATGGGTTGCGAAATCATGGCTGCGGACAGTGTCGTCTGTCGCGATGCGAATTGAACAAATCTGAACCCTTGCTCGATCCTTGCCGCGGGGTCGTGTACCACCATGGAGGGGTAACTCAGACGTGGCTTTTCGCGCATCGATCGCGGGGTGATTTTGCGAAAAGAAATGCTTGCTCACTTACCCCACCGTTTGTTTGGTCCAggcatgttgatggtgttgttatTTGCTGTACTGCAAAAGAGCGATGTCTGGAAAAATCTAGCGTGAGGGAAGGATTTCTAAGAAGTGGAACGGTTTATGTGCTTCTTCTGGACGGCCTGCGCAAAAGGTTGTTGCGGTGGATCAGGTTTCCAGCAGCAAGGTTGGGCAGcagaaaggggggaaaaaagatGGTGTCGCCGTTCGTGGTGGAGGGCTACCAATTTAGGTTCCAGGTTGTGCGCACTCCAGCGATGCCCCCCAAGTTTCACAGCGTCCAGGTTTGCTCCCAAACAGCAGCCCCGCACTATTTGATATTTACCTTCTAAGGTCCACATAGATACAGCGGCTTCAAGCTTCCATCAACATACATCCACTCGCATCCGGCTGCCACCTCTTTGAACGGCACTGGGACCTAATGTATCACAATGGCTCCCACTTAGCATTGTCCCTGCTCATCTGGGTGAATATCCTGCAAATTGCCAGACCATGACAGGTATCCTTGCAAACAGCCTCACCTGGTTCAGTCGGGACGAGTCATGGCTTGGCAAGAGAATCGGTTGACTAAGTCGATTCCATTCACGGGTCATCGCGGAAGTTCAGTGTTGAAGTCCAAAGAGCATATGACAGCACTTGAGAGCAGGGGGAAGCCGGACGGCAGGTTTGGGTTTGCTGCATAGCTTTCAATCATATCGTCTTTCGGCTATCAAAGTTGACGTCACGGTGTAGAATGACTTCTTCCATGGGCCAGatatcaccatctccaaTGGTTCCAAACAACCGTGATGCTCAGTAACTAGATTATTCTGCGGCTTCTAAGGTGCTGAGTCACCGGGTCGGCTGCTTCTATTTCTTCTGGTATAGCAATCTCACGCCGGAGGAGAAACAATGACGGGGCAAAGCTGACCCGAGAGATCCCGACCACGCCGAAAAATACCTACGTCCAGCTGACTGGCCAGCACAGCCTTACGAGCTCTCCCAACATATTTTCGTGGTCAAAGATGGGCCAACTCCTTGTCCTGTCGGGCCTGGTGTTTGTCGTCCAGTTGGATCTTGTTCCGCTGCCGTCTCAGGAAATGCCGCCCCCGAGGCTGGCGGTACTGTTTCCACGGAGAATTACCGCTTCTGTTGAGAGAAGGGCacaggatgatggggatcaCCGGACGAACCCGGAGTGTGTTGAAGCTCGTATCGGTATCCCATGTGAGATTCCTACGATTTGTTTGAGTAATACTCGGGGTTGGTATTCTTTGTCAAGGTTTCTAGGGGCCATATAAACCAGTAGAATAGCCACTTCAAGGATGAAGGCGTCTCCTAAtcagccttcttcaacgAACACAGATTCCCTTGGAAACCTTGATATATTCCTACCCACACCACAATGATATCTTCCAAAACTAGCAACCGCATATGCCTCTGCTCCCCACAGCAAACGGCACGGATCACTAGGATTGTCGTCTCCTCTCGCCCAGCTTATCTGACGGGGCTTGGTTATCCGGTTTCCCTTCGACTCAGCTCAGCTGTATCTcagtcctcctcccaacaCACCCGCAGCTTTTCCTCAACAAGGGCTGCTCATCTGAAGGATTTCTTCCCGGTGAAGGAGACGGCCTATATACGGAAGACACCACCAGCATGGCCTCACCATGGTTATACCGAAGAGGAAATGTTGGCAGTGGTGCCTCAGCACCGAAAACCCGGATCACTCAGTGATTGGCTTGCGTGGAAGCTGGTTCGTCTGTGTCGGTAAGTCAAAGTTCTATACTTGGAATATCCGAAGTCTTTGTTCGGAGGAGCATGCCCTAAATCATATATCCAGATGGGGAACAGACATCGCCACCGGCATAAAGCCCGAACAGCAAGTCGACAAGTCAAACCCAACCACTGCTGTGGCGGCACAGAAGCCGCTGACAGAAGCTCAATGGGTAAGTAACCACACCTATGGCAAAACCCATCCTCCCGGCTCCAAAAGATATCCTAACCAGGCCAGCTTGTTCGGTTCATTTTTCTCGAATCTATTGCCGGCGTCCCTGGAATGGTGGCAGGTATGCTACGGCACCTTGAGAGCCTCAGACGCCTCAAACGGGACAATGGCTGGATCGAAACCTTGCTCGAGGAGTCATACAATGAAAGAATGCACCTTCTCACCTTTATGAAGATGTGCGAGCCAGGCTGGTTCATGAAGACGATGATTCTCGGGGCGCAGGGTGTCTTCTTCAACGCCATGTTCCTGAGCTACTTGATCTCGCCACGAATTACACACCGTTTCGTTGGCTacctcgaggaggaagcggtCCACACCTATACTCGATGTATCCGGGAGATTGAACAAGGCGATCTTCCCAAGTGGTCTGATCCGAACTTCCAGATTCCCGATCTTGCTGTCACGTACTGGAAGATGCCCGAGGGAAAACGGACCATGAGGGATCTGATCCTTTACATTCGTGCCGATGAGGCAGTTCACCGCGGTGTGAACCACACCTTgagcaacctcaaccacaagGAGGATCCCAATCCTTTCGTCAGCGACTACAAGTGCGATGCTGACCATCAACGACCCAACCCGGTGCTCAAGCCGACTGGGTTTGAGCGGAGCGAGGTCATTGGTTGAAAAATGATGGTTTAAAATAACCAGGGCGAGGACGTCTGTTCGACAGGAAACTGCATCAATTCTACGTATTTGGTCATAATTGGGCTCTATTATAGGCATCTTGGTGGGCATGGTCGAGGTTTGGCGGCGTTATCATGGCTTAGACAGGATACCAGCACCTCCTCTCATTGACCAGGCTTTTGGCGCATTCGGGTAAACAAAATAAAAGTAACCAGACGAGGTATAGATACTGCATAATGCACTGCTTTCTGTATCTTGTGATCTGTGCGGGTAGGGGAGCTCCTTCGACGTATCAGTACGTGTAGCGCCGAACACCTCAGCCACCATTGGCAGACATTACACATTTGATTCACACTCAGAAAGTAGGGACTGCGACATGAAATCAAGGGCTTACAGGATAGTTGACATACTTCAAATACTACATAGTAGGCCTTTAAAATTTGCCGAGAAGCCTTTGAGGATAATCGAGAGGCTTTTAAGGATAGTCGAGAGGCCTTTCAACATGGCCTTTAAGACCTTAGGGTTTGGTCACAATCTCTCGGAAGATGCCAAAGCATagcctccttcaccaagaGTCTTCCAGATCAGCGCAGGTTGCAGGTGTTGAGCTGAGGCGACAAGTTGCAGGTAATAATCTAACTCATTTGGGTCTCGAGTTTCAGGGCCTGCCTATTACCACCCGTGCCTCGCACAGATAGTTTGTGATTAATGCATCATTCTATCCCGATCAGTGCCCGAATAAAGTGTAACAAACACAGGTGGTTATGGTATTGACAGGGCTGAATGTGCATGAAAAGCAAGCGACAAATAGCGCATTCTGGCCATGATATCAGTCATGTGCCTCCATTTCTTTTGGACCCAAGTTCAGAAGAAGAGCTGATGTTACCGCCACCGCTACTGATTTGGGCTTATGGTATTATCCATGATAGGGCTGAGGACCATTGCCAGGACCAACAGGCTCCAAATCCGATGGGGTGTGAATGGATAGATGGGCGAATAGCTTATCTTGTCAAGTGCCGCTGTGCCTCACATGGAATAATCCGATGGAACAAATGGAACTTGTCAAGACTCGAATCACATTTCGCCGCCATGACGCTTGGCTGTTGCTTCGTCGGGACGAACTGCGAGGACGAGCAAGTGGGAAGAGATCCCAGGCTGTTAATTCGTAGGAAAGCGAAGGGGACCATCCACTGACACAAGTCACATCACTACTGCGCGGTTCTTATCAATGGGGCACGGTGTCCACATTGCCTTTACCCCTCTACAAGACAACAATTTGGGGATGCCATAACGGGGTGTACAGTGCGATGTCAACATTCAAGCACAGGCATATATATCATCGGATTGGATGaaggggggagctggggcaCCCGTTTCAACACCTCCTTGAATGATCATCCGAATCCAGACCTGTGATTTCCGGCCCGTATAAATAAAGCGTAGAGGAACTCTTCTGATTTACTGACCCCATTTGGCGCTTTGTAAAAATACAGATGGCGGTAGAGGACCATGATTGTGAGGAGATACGATCTTGCCCCCCCACCAGTTGAAGGGGTCCCCCTTACAAGACTCGTGATATGTGCCCAGCCAGACTCCATGTCCGGTCTGAGAATATCCACTCTCGGGGCACCTCCGTTTTCTTCACCGCAGTCACAGTGACCCATCCCCGAGTTCCCCGCTTAATCTGTCCGTAACATTGCCCTGTCGTTGGGCCTCAAAACCTGCACATTCTCAGGGCCCTGACGCCCGAATATGTTCACGACTTGGCATCCCTTGGCCAGTGCACTTACACCAGTATTTTCATACCGAAATAGGATCCAGTCTCCCTGCGCTCACAGGGTCAACAGCAGGCGCATAACATTAACTTCCAGTTCGACAGGCGCCAGCCTTGTGGTTCGTTAGGCCAGGTAAGGAGCACCCCTATTTCCCCCATGATATTCCAATCTATCGACCTACAAAACGGCCCAATGCGTCCCGGGCCTGTCGAGGAAAGCGCTTGAGTGCAGCGCAGCACATACTTTGTCTGCTCATGAAGCTttctcacctcacccacaGATCACCCACAGGTGCAGGGCGCCTGCTATCAGACAGAGTTCTGACAGAGTGTGAGGAAAACCCCAGCTAATAGCTCACACAAAGATCCTACTCAACCACAATTGGCCGGCACAGGTTGACTCGACCCCACCATTCGCTCTGCCCCCCGGTCATCCCCCCCGTGGGCCCCTCCTTGCCCGCCTCCATCCAACAAGCACAACGCACCCGACGCCCGCATCTCACCCGGGAAGCGGTTCAAAaagcgggagaagaagaacaggcTCGGCGGCTACGAAACGTCGTCGCGTGGgttcccctctcctcctgccctcTCGCTCGTCCATCAAACGACCGAAACACATCCAGAAGGTGGGGTTGGACCTGCCAGCGAAGCACCTTTTACTCGTTCCATCGTCGCTGCACGTTGCTGCATACCTACCTAAGCACCCAGCACAGCCTCGCTCTCCAAAGCACTGCCACGGTGCCTGGAAGGCTGACTCCCAAACTGCCTCGTCGCGCGTTCTAAAGACAGAAACACCACGTACAACACCATTGACTCTCTAGCGGTCCGACAGCGAATCAGCGAATTCATGGACCAACAGCTTCCCCAGGCCCGCGGGCGATCGCTCTCGGCCGCATCTACCGGCGGgggacaccaccaccagcagcctcCCAATATAATAAGAGATCACTCTCCTTCGCCCGCCCGCTTTCCCAATCCGAATGATGCCGTCGTCTCTTCTATCGGTCTCGGTCTTGGCCTCGTCGACCAGCAGTTTCCCACCGCCCAGCCCGACTACTCAGCTTACAACGCAAACTCCAACAGCTTCTTGAACAACCATCAGCCCTCGCCCCAGCCCTTCTCCCAGCCGGACTTGTCTGACCCCTCCAACGTCCCTACCTTTGACCTCAACCAGAGCTTCACGGACCCCCTCAAGCCCGAGAACTCCTCCTTTGGCACCTCCGCCTCGAGCACTTACCCCCAGCCTCAGACGCTCCTGGCCCCGAGCTTTGGCGACGCTGACTTCACCATCTTTCCGCCGACCCCCGGCGAATCTCAGTACGACGCCCCGCTGTTTGTTGGCgacagccagcagcagctcaacaGCGCAAACGCCAACATGATGGCACAGTCAAACCACAACCAgacccctcctcaccttctcaaCCCCGATCCTCAACAGCCTGGCTCTGCCCAGCACTCTCCGTCCTTCAACCAGCATCAGTTTCCTCCTCCCGGGAGGCATTCTAGGAA
This window of the Podospora pseudoanserina strain CBS 124.78 chromosome 3, whole genome shotgun sequence genome carries:
- the AOX2,PaAOX gene encoding Alternative oxidase mitochondrial precursor (EggNog:ENOG503NU2X; COG:Q), coding for MISSKTSNRICLCSPQQTARITRIVVSSRPAYLTGLGYPVSLRLSSAVSQSSSQHTRSFSSTRAAHLKDFFPVKETAYIRKTPPAWPHHGYTEEEMLAVVPQHRKPGSLSDWLAWKLVRLCRWGTDIATGIKPEQQVDKSNPTTAVAAQKPLTEAQWLVRFIFLESIAGVPGMVAGMLRHLESLRRLKRDNGWIETLLEESYNERMHLLTFMKMCEPGWFMKTMILGAQGVFFNAMFLSYLISPRITHRFVGYLEEEAVHTYTRCIREIEQGDLPKWSDPNFQIPDLAVTYWKMPEGKRTMRDLILYIRADEAVHRGVNHTLSNLNHKEDPNPFVSDYKCDADHQRPNPVLKPTGFERSEVIG